The window ACGAAGAGGATAGGCACGCAATCAAGTATAAGTTTTGCGTAATCGACGGAAGGTACACGCCCGCTCCTTCGGTCGACTCCCTTGATGAAGATAACCCCTCTTCATTTTGCTTTAAGGAAGGCTCCGAATTAATAACGCCGGATATCGATGAGGATTACCCTCAATATGTCGACGAAATCCGTAAACATTTCGGCGAAAATACCAGATCGGCGGTTTATCTCCCGCTAAAGGTCGAGGAACGGTTCATAGGAATACTTACCGTTCATAGTTATACGAAGAGCGCCTTCGCTTCGAACCAATTGAATATTCTTAGAACCCTGGCCAACTATGTTGCAATCGGCGTGGATAACGCGGACGCTTATCGCGCTCTTTCCAAACGAAACAGGGAATTGAAGGAATCGCTGGAGAAGATCGAAGTCTTGAATAGAGGCATCGAAGAAGAAAGGCAAAAGTCCGAAAATCTCCTACTCAATATCCTACCTCGCAGTATCGCGGATCGTTTAAAAAGAGGAGAAGGGGTTATAGCCGATTATTTCTCTTCCTCGACCGTGTTATTTGCGGACATCGTAGGGTTTTCGAAACTTACTACTAAAATCTCGACACCAACAAGACTGGTCGAGATTCTGAATCGAATCTTTACCGAATTCGACGTAATCGCGGATAAATACCAGCTCGAGAAAATTAAGACGATCGGCGACTGTTATATGATGGCGGGAGGTATCCCGGTTCCGGACGAAGACCATGCCAACAAAACGGCGGAAGCCGCTTTAGAGATGTTGGAACGATTGGAAAAACTGAAACCCGATTTGGAGTATGAATTCAATGTGCGTATCGGACTTCATACGGGCGAGGTCGTTGCAGGCGTGATCGGTAAAAACAAATTCGTATACGATCTTTGGGGAGATTCGGTGAATACCGCTTCGAGAATGGAATCGCACGGATCTACCGGCAGAATCCATGTCTCCGAATCCGTTTATCTGACTTTAAAGGATAAATATGATTTCGAAGACAGAGGGACCATCGAAGTGAAGGGAAAAGGCGCGATGCATACCTATTTTCTTTTAGGTAAGAAATAGGTCGAATCGTCCATTAAATTAACTTAATGCTGTAATTACGTCCGCCGGGGCTTGAACGAGTTCGATCAAAACCCCCTCCGCACAAAGGGGAAATTCTTCGTTTCCTTTCGGATGAATAAAAGTCACATCGTGACCGCCCGCTCCCTTTCGAATTCCACCGGGTGTAAAACGAACTCCCTGCGAAGTTAGCCATTCCACCGCCTTATGAATATCGTCCACCCAAAGCCCGATATGATTCAATTTCGGATCGTGAACTTTAGGACTTTTTGAAGGATCAACGGGTTCCATAATGTCCACTTCGACAGCATACGGACCTTTCCCCATTCTTAGAATATCTTCGTTTACATTTTCTTTTTCGCTACGATATGTTCCGGTGTTTTCCAGGCCGAGGATATCCACCCAGAAGTTCCTTAACTTATCCTTACTATCTCCACCGACGGCTACTTGCTGGATTCCGAGAATCTTAAACGGTCTCATAATAAACCTTTCTGTGTTTTTTCCTAATTTTCTTCTTAGAAATAGAATGGCAAATCATTTGAGGTACAGGTAAACGTTCGCACCTGCGGATAAAAATCAGTCTCGTGTTCCCGAAAAAATACGAAAATCGGCAAACTAAACTCACAAAACTACGTTCAATAGAATCCGATTATTCGATAAATCGAAAGACGGCTTCCAACGGAAAATGATCGCTAGCTTCGGCTGCATCTCCCGATCGAATCACGGAATAGAAAATCTTAACCAATCCTTTGGAAAAGAAAATATAGTCGATCGTTCTATCCGGTTTCGCAATCAAGGGATCGTTCGGATAGTAAGTGAAGAACTTTTCCCTATCGGGTCCGTTCAATTCTTCAACCGTTGCCGCAGGCGACCATCTATCAAAAAGAGGTTTTATCTCTTCGTCGTCGCTGTAATAGAACGCTCCATTCGGATGCAAAGAGGAACGCTTGAATTCCGGAGGAAGAAGATTAAAATCCCCCGCTAAAATCCAATCGGCCTTCTCTTCATCCAATCTGGATAGCAATCCTGCGAGAAAGTTTACTTGCTTTTGCATCGTGTCCGTTCCCATCGAAAACGCATCCAAATGGGTATTCAATGCCACGAATCGCCCGCCTCCCGCGATGGGTAGATCCACTTGTAAAACGGCTCTTTTTAATCGAAACTGATTACTAATCGGATCAAGCTCAGTGAGCGGTAGTTGATGGCGAAGTGCGGCGCCGATTTTGTACTTACTCAGAGTTACGAGTTTCATTCCGACGGATCCGAGAATTTTCGGATGTGGAACGAATCCCGCCTTCCAATAAAATGTTTCCGCGCGACAAGGATACAAATCGGAGAGCAATGGAAGGAGCCGTTCAGACTGATTTTCTCCATGAGTTCTTCGTGCTCCGTCATCTACTTCTTGAAGCAAAATAATATCCGGACTTTTTTCTAGAATTACGTTCGCTACTTTTTTAAGCGTAGATTGAATCTCCTCCGATGTCGGCGCGGTATCCGGTCCGGATTCATCCGGCACATCATACCAAAAGACCTTCTCCTTTCCCGCAAAATACTGGACATTCCAAGAAAATATCTTTAATTCTTTCGCCTTTTGCAACGTAGGCGGATTCGATTCGCAAATGACTTCCGCCTCCTCCACGGCTTTAGGATGGAATGTTGAAAAATAAACCACGATCAGCAACAAGGCGAATGCGATGAGCGCCGTGTATAAAGCATTTTTCAGGATTTTCAAGATCCCTCCTTGGGGCACAACATGAAGCGCCTATTCCTTTCGGTGAGGCATCCTTTCTAAATATCTAGCGGGTTTCGTCCACAATTTTCGAAACGGATTTTCACCTTCGCAGGCAGCCGTAAAGACTTTCCCTTTTTCGGGGGATTCGAGAGAATGGAACCGATCTCATGTACAAACTCACGATATCATCTTTTTTCTTAGTTTTAAGCCTATTTACCGCAACACTTTCGGCGGAAGAAGTTGAGCTACAGGTCACGTTAAAAAACGGTACGACAGGCGGCGTTGGATCCGCAGAGAAAATCAAACTATTCGCGCTGGAAAGACAGATGATTCCTCTATCCATCGGAGATATCGGTCCCGTTACGGGAAGTTTCCGCCTACCGAAAGTGGAGGCTCCGGATGGTCTGCCCATACTTTTGCAGGTAACATACGGAGGAGTGAATTATAATAAAATTGTTCCGCCGGTTCCGGTAATGAGAACGCAACCGCAGGAAGTCACAGTCTTCGAAAAGACCCAAGATCGCTCCCTGATCAAAGCAAAATCGCTGCTACAGATCACTAGATCGAAAGACTCGCTGATTATATTTAAGGTTTTCATACTACAGAATAATACGATTCCTCCACGAAGTTTCCAAAACGAATCGGACCCCATAGAAATCTTCACTCCTGCGGAAGCTTCCGACGTCTCCGCGCAACTTACGCAGGGAGCCGGTATGGGAATCCCGTTGCAGCTAAGACCCGGAAAGCAAGGTCTAGCGTTGGATCGTCCGATCCTTCCCGGTTCCTCTCAATTATATATTTCCTATTCCATTCCGGCAAACAATCTTGCGCCAGCCACATTCAAGGATAAGCTTCTATTCGAAAAAAATGATGGAGAACGGGTAGTGTTCGCAAAGCCGAAGGATATGGAGTTATCGTTCGGGGGAGCAAGGAACGTAAAGAAATTAGAAGCGGACGTACCCGAGGACGTAAAAGCTTATTCGATTTCATATTCCGCGCCACAACATGAAATAACGATTTCCGTCAAAGGAGGTCAAGCTGTGGAGACTTCCTTGGCCGACCAGGAAAGGGTTATCGAGAACGGTAAATTTTTCGTTTCAACGGAAAAGACGGCTTTAGGAGTGGTGGCGATATTAGGCCTCTTATTCACTCTCTCTTTCCTGTTTGTCTACCGCAAATTTGCATAGACGATCAAATAGAACGAATCCACTCTAGTTTGTGGGGATTGCAAACTATACATTTTAATGAACTAAAAAACGATTCTTCGTTAAACGACATGAAGTTTCCCAAAACCTGATTTTCCAATTCGATCATTTTTTCCGAAATACCTCCATTTCTTCCGGGAATTTTGCGATTTCGAAGATACATTTAGTTTGACATAAAACTAAATGTATCTATCATTCCGGTATGGAGGCGGACAATCAGTTCGATTAAACCATGAAAGAAAATCAATATAGAGGCCACATCATCGATGCATGGGCTCAACCGGCCTTGGTTTCAATGTATCAAAAACTGCCGGAAGTCGCAGCCCTATTCAAGCGCTCCGGTTCGGGGGGCTATGCCCGAAAAAATCTTTCGCCAAAAGACACCGTCGAACTCCTAGATGAAGCCGGAGTAGAGAAAGTACTATTACGGGCATGGTGTCGCCCAGGCCAGTGGGTTTGCACGAACGATCAAATTTATGAATACACGAATCGATTTCCCGACCGCTTTGTCGGAATCGCCGCCGTGGATCTGGCAAAACCGGTGGAAGCCGTCAAAGAATTGAGGCGCGCAATCAAAGACTTAGGTTTTAAAGGACTATTTGTTCTTCCGTGGCTTTGGCAACTCCCGCCCAATCATAAATTATACTATCCCCTTTATGTGGAATGTATAGAATTAGGAATTCCTTATTGTACGCAAGTTGGACAAACCGGTCCGCTGATGCCTTCCGAAACGGGAAGGCCTGTCCCGTATTTGGACGAGGTCGCCTTAACCTTCCCTACGTTGAAGATCGTAGGCGGTCATCTGGGTTTTCCCTGGACTGACGAGATGATCGGACTATGCATGAAACACGAGAACGTTTACATAGACACGTCCGCATACTTACCTTCTTATTATCCGAAACAATTGCTGGATTATATGAAAACATCCGGAAGAAGTAAGGTTTTATTCGGTACGAATTTTCCTCATCTAGAATTCAAAAAATGCGTAAATCAAGCGGCCGATTTGGATTTACCGGAGGCGTCCCTAAAGAGATTTTTTTATGCGAATGCTAAGAGAGTCTTTCAAATCTAAGAAAAAGGAAAGTTATTTTTTTAAGGAGAAATCAACGTCGATTAGTTGGATAAGTAATTTGGTTCGGTTTTCATCGTAGTCGGTACGAATTGCCATGCGCTCCGTGAAGCTTTCGGTAACGGTACCTCGGAACTTCATCTGACTTTCTTTTTGGTTATAGGTCGCTTTTGGGCCGATTTTTTTTTCGAAATTATGCCGGTCTTAATTTTTTTTTTGACCGGCCTTTTCGGGAACCAGTGAATCCAAAAATTCTTTAATGTCTTTTAACACCGTTTCCTTATCAGGGGAAAGCTCGTTCATTATCTCATGATAAAAGCCCGGATACGTTTTAATTCTCTTATTCTTATAGACTAAATGATTGTAAAACTCGAGACTTCCCGCCGGATCAGCGATCCTATCTCCGAGACCGTGTAAAATCAGAATCGGAGTCCTCAGGATGGCAGCTTTTTTATTGGCGATTGCGCCTTGCTGAAAGAGCTCATGTCCCATTGAAAAAGATATCTTTCCGTGAACAAGCGGATCCGCCGCGTAAGCGCTTACCACTTCCGGATCATGGCTAAGCAGGTTGATATCTAAATTTGCGTCTAGGGTGGTAGCGGGAGATAATTTGCGTAAAAAACCCGCTGCCGCAATTTGGAATTTCTGGAACGCATTAGCGGGAATCTTTAATGCAGGAGCCGAAGCTACGACTGCATGCAGATAATCCTGATTAATCCCTTCCAATGCGTAGCGAATTACGACGACTCCACCCATGGAATGACCCAAAAGTAAAATCTTATCCTTCTTTTCTCTACGGCGAACTTCCTGGACAAAATCGGCCAAATCATCCACGAATAATTCGAAGCTGTCAGCGTGACCCCTCTTGCCGTCCGATTTGCCGTGGCCTCGCATATCTAAACCGTAAAAACTTACGTCGCTATCTTTGAAATAATTTATTAGATTGCCGTATCTTCCGCTATGCTCCCCAAATCCATGGTTAAACACAAGTACCCTATTTGCATCGGGTTTAATCCAAGCCTGACAATAAAGTTTGGTATTGTCTCGGGAAGATTGGATATAGAATTCCTTATGTTGGTAGGCCATGTGTGAAGACTCCGAAGAAGGGGCGATTCCGATCGAAGCTATCGATACTTTAACAAAGGGTCAAGCCTTTATTGATAATAACAACGGTAACAAAGCCGATCGAATAGATTATCTAAAAATTAGATAAACAAAATCGGTGAAAGCGGTTCTAATTTCGAAGGATAGAGGATCATTCAGGTATGTCGCCTTCCCCCCTTCCGGTCGAAAGTATTCGTTGACGATTCGGATTCTCCATGTTACAGAGTTCAAGCTTGTAAACTTTACCATCGAATCCTCGGCAAGCAAACGGCTCCTCACTCCTTATCGGGATTTTTGAATCGGTTACTAATGAATAGCCGCCGAAAACAGTCGGATCACGAAATGTGCAGGATTAAATAATCAAAGGTTGGAGAAATCGGATGTCCCAGTCATCTTCCAAAAAAAGCTTATTACAATACATCGGGTTAAGCGAACTCGCCTCCTGCGGAGGTAACGCAGTTCTCGCCTTCTGGATGATTCTGGGGATGGCTTTTTTTCTTTTTGCCGACCAAAATCTAATCGCACCCAACCTTCGCAATATAGCGCGTTCGTTCGGAATAACCGAACAAAAGGAAATCGATTGGAAGATGGGGGGAGAAATTCCGATTTTCTTTTTCGTGTTAGGAGGATTAGTCTCCGTAAACATGGGCTACCTAACCCAAAGGTTTTCTCGGAAGGCCTTAGTGGTCGGAACAGTTTTGTTAGGTGAAATCCCTTGTCTACTTTCAGGATTCGCGCAGACTTATAATGAATTCTTGCTACTTAGAACTTTAACCGGCTTTGGGTTAGGTGGAAGTTTTCCTTTATTGTTCTCCATTTTAGGGGACTATTTTTCGGATAAGTACCGATCCATAGCCTCGGGTTATCTTTCGCTTGCTATGGGATTAGGAGTCGGCGTTGGTCAACTCTTCGGAGGCGTGATAGGCCAAGCGGATCTAGAGAACGGCTGGCGGATGAGTTTCATTTATATGGCGGCTCCCTCGTTTCTCTTTATGATCGTGTATGCCATTTTTTGTAATGAACCCGCTAGAGGCAGAACCGAGAAAGAATTCACAGAAATAACGAATATGACCAGCGAGGCGGATGTTCGTTTAACATGGAAGGATTTGAGAATATTATTTGCGAACAAGACCAATATCGGAATCTTTTTACAAGGAATTCCGGGATGCGTGCCCTGGGGAGTATTCTTTACGTTTTTAGCGGATTACTATGAGAACGATTATGGAATCCCGAAAGCTAGCGCCGCCGGTCTTATGACGTTCGCGGCGATCGGAATTTTCATAGGAACATTCTTAGGCGGAATCATCGGACAGAAACTTTATAATTGGAATAAACAATATATGCCGATCTTCTGCGCGGTTATGGTTTTATTGGGAACGGCGCCGAGCGTCTATCTGCTGCACGCTGGTTCGGAAGCCCTTCAACCCGCGTTTATTTTGATAAACTTAATTACCGGATTCATTATCGCAGTAACAGGACCAAACGTGCGAGCACTGATCCTGAACGTGAATACTCCCAAAAATAGAGCCGCAATGTTTTCACTCTATAATCTCACCGATGACCTGGGCAAAGGATTAGGACCTGCTATGGCGGCCATCATTCTCGGATTTGTCGCCGATCGATCGACCGCCTTTACCATCGCCGTTCTTTTTTGGATTCCTTGCGGTTTATTTTGGTGGATCATTTTAAAGAATTTCCGGCAGGACGAAGCGAATGTGCATAAAATCCTGTCCGAAGAAGCGCAAAGATTGCGGAGGACGGCTTAGTGTTTTTAGAAGATGCAAAAGTGTTTTTATTCGATATAGAAGGAACAACTACGCCTATCGAATTCGTTCATAAAGTTTTATTCCCTTACTCCGTACGAAATTTTCTCCCTTTCTTTCAAACCGTTTCTGTGGAAAAACGACTGATAGACGAATTGATCGTCGCCTCAAAGCAGGAATCGGAGTACGGAAAAACTGTAGATTCTCAACCCGAATCCTTGGCTGATTTTTGTACGTATCTCGTTTCTAAAGATAGAAAATTGGGAGCCTTGAAGGAAATTCAGGGCAGGATTTGGAAGCAAGGCTATGAAACGGGAGAACTCAAAAGTACGATCTTCCCGGACGTCCCGAAATTTTTACGACGCATTCAAAAGTCGGGAAAGGCGTCGGCAGTATATTCCTCCGGAAGCGTGGAAGCGCAAATTTTAATTTTTCAATATTGTGAGGCCGGGGACCTCACACCGAATTTTCGGGCGTATTTTGATACCGCTATGGGTGGCAAACGGGAGGCTGAAAGTTATCATCGTATAACCGAAAAGTTAGGAGTGGAACCTTCTAATGTGGTGTTCTTTACCGATATCAAGGAAGAAGCGGAAGCGGCTCAGGCAGCCGGATTGCATCCTTATATTTTAGAACGTCCGGGAAACAACGTTCAGAAAGAACATTCTTTCCCTGTTTTATCCTCTTTCGACGGCTTATTGTCCGAATTTGGCTAAATTCGAGACTAGGGAGATCCTTGGTTTCGACCGAAATTCGTAGTATGGCCGTCCTACGCGTTCTGATTCTTCTTATTATTTCCTATAATTTTTTTCCTCCGAAAATCCATGCTAAAGAAGTCATATACGCCTTCCGCGACCCCGGAATGCCCAAGAGTACAAAAAAAGACGATAAACCAAGAAAGGAGAAAATGATACTGATCGGAGAAACCATGATGTTCGATAAGGT is drawn from Leptospira fainei serovar Hurstbridge str. BUT 6 and contains these coding sequences:
- a CDS encoding endonuclease/exonuclease/phosphatase family protein gives rise to the protein MKILKNALYTALIAFALLLIVVYFSTFHPKAVEEAEVICESNPPTLQKAKELKIFSWNVQYFAGKEKVFWYDVPDESGPDTAPTSEEIQSTLKKVANVILEKSPDIILLQEVDDGARRTHGENQSERLLPLLSDLYPCRAETFYWKAGFVPHPKILGSVGMKLVTLSKYKIGAALRHQLPLTELDPISNQFRLKRAVLQVDLPIAGGGRFVALNTHLDAFSMGTDTMQKQVNFLAGLLSRLDEEKADWILAGDFNLLPPEFKRSSLHPNGAFYYSDDEEIKPLFDRWSPAATVEELNGPDREKFFTYYPNDPLIAKPDRTIDYIFFSKGLVKIFYSVIRSGDAAEASDHFPLEAVFRFIE
- a CDS encoding MFS transporter; translation: MSQSSSKKSLLQYIGLSELASCGGNAVLAFWMILGMAFFLFADQNLIAPNLRNIARSFGITEQKEIDWKMGGEIPIFFFVLGGLVSVNMGYLTQRFSRKALVVGTVLLGEIPCLLSGFAQTYNEFLLLRTLTGFGLGGSFPLLFSILGDYFSDKYRSIASGYLSLAMGLGVGVGQLFGGVIGQADLENGWRMSFIYMAAPSFLFMIVYAIFCNEPARGRTEKEFTEITNMTSEADVRLTWKDLRILFANKTNIGIFLQGIPGCVPWGVFFTFLADYYENDYGIPKASAAGLMTFAAIGIFIGTFLGGIIGQKLYNWNKQYMPIFCAVMVLLGTAPSVYLLHAGSEALQPAFILINLITGFIIAVTGPNVRALILNVNTPKNRAAMFSLYNLTDDLGKGLGPAMAAIILGFVADRSTAFTIAVLFWIPCGLFWWIILKNFRQDEANVHKILSEEAQRLRRTA
- a CDS encoding amidohydrolase family protein, whose amino-acid sequence is MKENQYRGHIIDAWAQPALVSMYQKLPEVAALFKRSGSGGYARKNLSPKDTVELLDEAGVEKVLLRAWCRPGQWVCTNDQIYEYTNRFPDRFVGIAAVDLAKPVEAVKELRRAIKDLGFKGLFVLPWLWQLPPNHKLYYPLYVECIELGIPYCTQVGQTGPLMPSETGRPVPYLDEVALTFPTLKIVGGHLGFPWTDEMIGLCMKHENVYIDTSAYLPSYYPKQLLDYMKTSGRSKVLFGTNFPHLEFKKCVNQAADLDLPEASLKRFFYANAKRVFQI
- a CDS encoding alpha/beta hydrolase; the protein is MAYQHKEFYIQSSRDNTKLYCQAWIKPDANRVLVFNHGFGEHSGRYGNLINYFKDSDVSFYGLDMRGHGKSDGKRGHADSFELFVDDLADFVQEVRRREKKDKILLLGHSMGGVVVIRYALEGINQDYLHAVVASAPALKIPANAFQKFQIAAAGFLRKLSPATTLDANLDINLLSHDPEVVSAYAADPLVHGKISFSMGHELFQQGAIANKKAAILRTPILILHGLGDRIADPAGSLEFYNHLVYKNKRIKTYPGFYHEIMNELSPDKETVLKDIKEFLDSLVPEKAGQKKN
- a CDS encoding adenylate/guanylate cyclase domain-containing protein; its protein translation is MEKNDSQKEVNTFFEHEYQLLSDAQSFLSNSSSKEQAKDKLRALSNSYESLLKQSSKIMRIGDSTQHRLLKTQEELTSSNLMLEAAYMDLKLVTEVGRIITSSLEPKVIIQSVYENTKSMVPMDILAFGIYEEDRHAIKYKFCVIDGRYTPAPSVDSLDEDNPSSFCFKEGSELITPDIDEDYPQYVDEIRKHFGENTRSAVYLPLKVEERFIGILTVHSYTKSAFASNQLNILRTLANYVAIGVDNADAYRALSKRNRELKESLEKIEVLNRGIEEERQKSENLLLNILPRSIADRLKRGEGVIADYFSSSTVLFADIVGFSKLTTKISTPTRLVEILNRIFTEFDVIADKYQLEKIKTIGDCYMMAGGIPVPDEDHANKTAEAALEMLERLEKLKPDLEYEFNVRIGLHTGEVVAGVIGKNKFVYDLWGDSVNTASRMESHGSTGRIHVSESVYLTLKDKYDFEDRGTIEVKGKGAMHTYFLLGKK
- the mtnC gene encoding acireductone synthase encodes the protein MFLEDAKVFLFDIEGTTTPIEFVHKVLFPYSVRNFLPFFQTVSVEKRLIDELIVASKQESEYGKTVDSQPESLADFCTYLVSKDRKLGALKEIQGRIWKQGYETGELKSTIFPDVPKFLRRIQKSGKASAVYSSGSVEAQILIFQYCEAGDLTPNFRAYFDTAMGGKREAESYHRITEKLGVEPSNVVFFTDIKEEAEAAQAAGLHPYILERPGNNVQKEHSFPVLSSFDGLLSEFG
- a CDS encoding VOC family protein, which codes for MRPFKILGIQQVAVGGDSKDKLRNFWVDILGLENTGTYRSEKENVNEDILRMGKGPYAVEVDIMEPVDPSKSPKVHDPKLNHIGLWVDDIHKAVEWLTSQGVRFTPGGIRKGAGGHDVTFIHPKGNEEFPLCAEGVLIELVQAPADVITALS